The following is a genomic window from Bubalus bubalis isolate 160015118507 breed Murrah chromosome 6, NDDB_SH_1, whole genome shotgun sequence.
TCACGTGCCCCTTCGCTGGAAGCTGTGAGGTCAGCAAGGCCCAGAGGCGCCACTGCCCCGCCTGCAGGCTGCAGAAGTGCTTGGATGCTGGCATGAAGAAGGACAGTGAGTTGCCCCCTACCATCCCAAGAATCCATGTGTCCTCCCCTGACTATGCTTTGCCCTTGTTCCCACAGCATTATTCTCCACCTGGAAGACAGAGTAAGCTTTTTGAAACAAGTCAGACAATGTCACTTAAGATCTCCAAGAGCTCCTCATCTCTCTTATGGTCCATGGTCTCACAGTCCCATGTCTGCCATCCACCTCTCAGATTTTACTTCCTACTCTTTCCCCTTGCTCAATCCATCCCAGCCACACTGATGGCAATGCCATTCTTAAACACACCAAAGTACGCTCTCCTGGGGACTTATGTAACTTACATTTGCACTTGCCATTCCCTCTATCTGGAATGCTCTTTTCCTAGGTATTCTTACGGCTTGCTTTTTCTCCTCTATCTCTCAAGTATAGTGCCTGTTACCTAGTAACTACTCAACTCAGTGCCAAGTAATTAGGTTCAGCCCCCAAAAGACAATGTAACTTGTAATAAACTTAAACTAACAGAAACCAGCTTGCCTAAGTACACTCAGCTGAAAACTGGAGAGTCAGTATTCACCAGACCCTTATTTTCTTTGTGACATCACATTACTTTTCATCATGGAGCAGTAGAAAAGAAACTGTAGAAGTAAAAAAATCTTGAATCCAATCTACATCACATAAGTATTTCGTGACCTTGGCCCTGGAACTAGAATGTCAGCCTCTCTCTGTTTCTGAAAAACACGGAAATCACACCTGCCCTCTCTACCCATAGGATTATTTCATTCACTGAGACCTAACCTCAGAAGCTTTGAAATTATAAAGCTATTGCAACATAAGGTGATGTTTTTGGTATCACGAACCCTCCCTCTTCAATATTGCCCCAGAAGCCGAACATCTCCTAATACTTTCCCCACTTTATTGTCcatccttcctttccctcccacAGTGCTGTTTTCTGCCGCAGTGTCCCATGGGTCGGAGAAAATGTACAGGAATCCTCTACCACCTGGAGCCTCTGGGACTCCAGTCGAGCCCAAGGAAATGTCaggaactctcctccctcctgtgTCCACTGTGCAGAGTGTCCAAGGGTCCCAAGCCAGGGGCTGGCAGAGAGATGTGCTCTCTGCTGGTCTCAATAGCTTTGTCACATCCCTTCCCCGGACACAGTGATCCTATCGGCAGAAGCCCTGGCATTGCGGCGAGCAAGACAGGCCCAGCGACGGGCACAGCAAGCATCGATGCAGCTGAGTAAGGAGCAGAAAGAGCTAGTCCGGACACTCCTGGGGGCCCACGCTCGCCATGTGGGCACCATGTTTGACCAGTTTGTGCAGTTCAGGGTGAGCATTTATAGGATTCAAGATGAAATAAGACAAAAGGGTGCCCAAGGAGGCTGGCCCAAGGGAGGGGACTGTGTGCCATGCCCTGATAGAGGACAGGACTTCTCCAGAACCCCAGCCGAGGCAGACTTCTCAGCCTGGAATCCTTCCAAGATAAAACTGTTgggttagtcgcttagtcatgtctgactctttgtgaccccatggactgtagcccaccaggcttctctgtccatgggatttcccaggcaagaatattggagtcggttgccatttcctcctccagagaatcttcccaacacaggcatcaaacctgggtctcccgtactgcaggcagattctttaccgtttgagccatcAGATAAAACTAGAGAAACCTAAAAGAGACCCCTAGGACTGCGGCCTCTCACTCAGGCTCTGATCTCTGCAGCCACCAGCTCATCTGTTCATCCATCACCAGCGCTTGCCCACCCTGGTCCCTGTACTGCCCCTACTCATGCATTTTGCAGATGTCATCACCTTCATGGTACAGCAAATCATCAAGTTCACCAAGGATCTGCCCCTCTTTCGGTATGTGACGCCTCCCCGTGCCTTTCAGGAAGAAATTGCTCCAGTAAATTATAATCCCACTCCAtcaaaaaaaaagtcactaaCCAAACTAACCCATCCCTCAGCCCTTTCAAGTAGCAGATCCTGAATTCTCAGCTTGGCTTTTAAACGTCTCAATAAGAACTGgggcttcctctccctctctgaaGTTCAGCCTAACGTGCAGGTCTCCTGCTCCTCACAGGTCCTTGCCCACGGAGGACCAGATCTCCCTTCTCAAGGGAGCAGCTATAGAAATCTGTCATATTGCACTTAACACCACTTTCTGTCTCCAAACACAAAACTTCCTCTGTGGGCCTCTTCGCTACACCATAGAAGATGCAGCACAAGGTGAGATGGTGCTCGGGCAGCAGAGGGCATGCATCCCTTTGGTAGGGTATGTGGCAAGGTGACCCGCAGGCTCCTAAGCCTAGTATCTCCCACAGTGGGGTTCCAGGAAGAGTTTTTGGAGTTCCTCTTTGGCTTCCATAGGACACTGCGCCGACTACAGCTCCAGGAGCCTGAGTATGTGCTCATGGCTGCAATGGCCCTCTTCTCTCCTGGTGAGCATCCCCCAAAGCCCAGAAACTTTCATTCTACCACCTCTGCCCAAACTCCCAGCTCCCTCAATCCATCCATCCAGGCCTTGTAGTCTTCAAACCTGTGAAGTGGGTCTATCCCAGTCTTGGCTCTCCAGGCCACCCACAACCTCCCATCTTATCCTTCCTCACTCCCTATCTTATAGACCGGCCTGGAATAACCTGCAGGGAGGAGATCGATCAGTTGCAAGAGGAGATGGCGCTGACTCTGCAGAACTACATCCAAGGCCAGCAGCCACGACCCCGGGACCGGTAATGGTGGGACTGGGCACTTGGAGGCTGTACCAAAGGAGTTAGGGTGAACTGAACTCAGGATGAGTACTTTTACTGTCCTTTCCTTTGGAAAACCAGGGCCCCTGGGGATCTAGTCCTTCCCTCCCGTTTCACAGAGTTTTGGCATTCAAATTGCTCCTACTGCTGTTTCATCTCACTTTTTCCAGATCTTTTTATTCAGCAGAGATGCAAAGTGGTAGCTCACAGGCTCTGTGTCATAGCATTCCTGAGATTGATGACATCCATCACCTCACCAAGCCAACTTCTCCAGACTAAAGCAACCTTATCAAGAGTCTTGTTCACTCTCTtggcccttcccctcctctccattGGTCCAATTCCTTTAATTTTTCGTTCCCCTTGAAGTTATGGTCATTCAGTTTCATGGCGAAAGCCAGTCCCTGGTTCCACAGTCCATGAGCTAACCAGGCTCTGGGGCACATTCCACTTCTATTTTGCTTATTTCTCAATGTGCCAGTTTGATCAGAAGAGGGTTATAATACCATAGAACACACCCACCTTCTAGAATCTGCTCTACAAGGCCAGATCCACACAGCTGAAGATCTGTCACTTGGCCCTTTGGGCTCTGGGTTCAAGACAAACAGCATGGTGAGAGAAGTCAGTGTCACACAGAGGCCCCTTTGGAACTTGGTGTTCAGACCTAGCTTCACTGAGAGGCAATTCAGGGGGTCAGGGCCTCAGGACAAGACTCTTAGCTGCcttatttctctcctctttccctggtGACCACAAAGGTTTCTATATGCGAAGCTGCTGGGCCTGTTGGCTGATCTCCGAAGCATTCACGATGCATTTTGGTACCAAATCCAGAACATCCAGGGACTGTCCACCATGATGCCactgctccaggagatctgcaGCTGAGGCCCAATCtacctccttccccagccccacctggACACGTTGGACTGGAAAGGGGAGAATCCTGGGGCCAGAGGTTGGAGACAGTAAACAGGGAGCCCATTGGTTGCAGAGAAAGATTAAAGCAGTAACTGCGTCTTCATGCAGTAATAGGGAGAGTGAGGGGTGGCTGTGGGGACAAAGTTGTTTTCTGGAAGCACAGAAGATGCGGAAGGAGGAAGCCTCAGGGCTAAGAGGTAAAGAAGCTCCTTCCGGGAACAGGTGGGCCCCACTTTCTGAGGTCAAAGATTGAGCCCTTCAGCccttcttttcccagtttgggAAACTCTGGGATGGAACACAGGATGGGGAGTGAATCCCATGCAGATTTTTCTGCTCTGAAGAGAAAGAGGCTAGGAGCTTTAATCCACAGAGAAATAAAGGAGGTGGGAGTGAGGAGAGAAAATTCAGCCAGACATACCCCTTAATTCCTCTCCCCTAGTCCAGAGCCATAAGAGCATGGGAAGATGATACTGGACTGATGGCAGAGGTGGGAGACTCAAACCACTGCCTCAGCAGCTGCCCCTGTGGCAGCTCCAGTTCTGAGGAGGTTGTGGTCCTGTCCCCACTCTGCTCTTGGGACCCAGAGGTCACCCAGCAAGGTGGGCTCTGGAGAGGGCTCTGGCCCCAGGACACCTGACTCAGAGGCTCCAGCTGTTGTGTGGGCTGGCTCTGGGATGACCTCAGCCCACAGTGATGCTAAAGCCACAGTGGAATCTGTTGCGCCAGTGATTAAGGAAGGCTCCGAGGGCGAGGGTGACAGGCAGGGGGGGCATCTTCTTCTCCAGCACAGCACCCACACACCAGTTACTATCCACCAAGCCTGTTGGGGAAGAGAATACACACTATGCTATCTAACAGGGCTTGGAGAAAGGGGTCAGCGGATTCAAGGTAGCACTtccctcccactgcccaccccaATCCCTCAGCACCTCAGAATGTCGTCTGAACAGTTCTCACCTCTAAATACCATGTTGGCCTGGGGCAGAGTCAGGTGGTAACCAAAGGAGAAGGTCGTGTCTTGGAGCCTTGTGTTTGCTTCAAACTCCACTCCAACCTGAACCTGAGAATGGTGGGCGAGGATGGGAGACGGATCTGTCTCAGTGAAGACAAGAGGAGTCCTGACAGGGGACCGGCAGAATGAAGGCACGCGTGAAATGTGTACGTAGTGTGGGCAGGAAAATCAGCAGGTCAGCAGCGCCTGCGGGGGTCCGCAGGGGCCTGCTGGGGGAAGGGTGTGGGGTCAGTAGACTCACCTGTTCATTCGCCCTGTGGTAATAACTTGCATGGGCCCCACCTGATCCCACATTCAACGTAGCTACCCAGTGTACAGCTGTGAAAACCAAAGTACAAGAGACAAAGAGCGTTACCGCAGTAGAACACAGGCCAGCATCTCCAGCCAAAGCCAGAATTGCCCTCCCCCTCACTATTCTTCCTCACCCCATACCCGAGTACTTCCCAGCCAGTGTCAGGATGGCCCCCTCTTCGCCCGGCCGCCGGTGATAAACTAGCTCTCCTCCCAGCACCAGTCGATGAGTGAGGCTCTGCAGGAAGTGAGCGACCACGATCACTGCAGGGGAGTGGGGAGACCCGGAGTCAGTCATAGAGATAGGCCTGCTCTCTCATTCCCAATGGCTCCCGCCCCAGCCTGCCCCCAAAGTTTTTTCTCTAATCCCTGAACTGTACAGACATGCAGAGGCATAGTCAACATGGGCAGGTGGGTGGCCAAGACCAAAAGAACCCTGCACCCATTCCTCACCTGATTCCCCAATGAGGTCCGGATTTCCTAGGGTTAGAGTGGCTGTGTAGTCATCTCCCCGATACTCGCC
Proteins encoded in this region:
- the TOMM40L gene encoding mitochondrial import receptor subunit TOM40B isoform X3 gives rise to the protein MSCTGYAKVAHTVHMSALGLPGYHLHAAYAGDWQLSPTEVFPTVVGDMDSGGSLNAQVLLLLAERLRAKAVFQTQQAKFLTWQFDGEYRGDDYTATLTLGNPDLIGESVIVVAHFLQSLTHRLVLGGELVYHRRPGEEGAILTLAGKYSAVHWVATLNVGSGGAHASYYHRANEQVQVGVEFEANTRLQDTTFSFGYHLTLPQANMVFRGLVDSNWCVGAVLEKKMPPLPVTLALGAFLNHWRNRFHCGFSITVG
- the TOMM40L gene encoding mitochondrial import receptor subunit TOM40B isoform X1, with translation MGNTLGLAPMGALPRRSPRREEPLPNPGSFDELHRLCKDVFPAQMEGVKLVVNKVLSSHFQVAHTVHMSALGLPGYHLHAAYAGDWQLSPTEVFPTVVGDMDSGGSLNAQVLLLLAERLRAKAVFQTQQAKFLTWQFDGEYRGDDYTATLTLGNPDLIGESVIVVAHFLQSLTHRLVLGGELVYHRRPGEEGAILTLAGKYSAVHWVATLNVGSGGAHASYYHRANEQVQVGVEFEANTRLQDTTFSFGYHLTLPQANMVFRGLVDSNWCVGAVLEKKMPPLPVTLALGAFLNHWRNRFHCGFSITVG
- the NR1I3 gene encoding nuclear receptor subfamily 1 group I member 3 isoform X1; the protein is MCQQPAPWACWENLPPKSLPWVQSLCPILVIAENNGGYTQQTFLVFQGPATATPIPEAMGSGEDEPRNCAVCGDRATGYHFHALTCEGCKGFFRRTVNKSTSLTCPFAGSCEVSKAQRRHCPACRLQKCLDAGMKKDMILSAEALALRRARQAQRRAQQASMQLSKEQKELVRTLLGAHARHVGTMFDQFVQFRPPAHLFIHHQRLPTLVPVLPLLMHFADVITFMVQQIIKFTKDLPLFRSLPTEDQISLLKGAAIEICHIALNTTFCLQTQNFLCGPLRYTIEDAAQVGFQEEFLEFLFGFHRTLRRLQLQEPEYVLMAAMALFSPDRPGITCREEIDQLQEEMALTLQNYIQGQQPRPRDRFLYAKLLGLLADLRSIHDAFWYQIQNIQGLSTMMPLLQEICS
- the NR1I3 gene encoding nuclear receptor subfamily 1 group I member 3 isoform X2; the protein is MGSGEDEPRNCAVCGDRATGYHFHALTCEGCKGFFRRTVNKSTSLTCPFAGSCEVSKAQRRHCPACRLQKCLDAGMKKDMILSAEALALRRARQAQRRAQQASMQLSKEQKELVRTLLGAHARHVGTMFDQFVQFRPPAHLFIHHQRLPTLVPVLPLLMHFADVITFMVQQIIKFTKDLPLFRSLPTEDQISLLKGAAIEICHIALNTTFCLQTQNFLCGPLRYTIEDAAQVGFQEEFLEFLFGFHRTLRRLQLQEPEYVLMAAMALFSPDRPGITCREEIDQLQEEMALTLQNYIQGQQPRPRDRFLYAKLLGLLADLRSIHDAFWYQIQNIQGLSTMMPLLQEICS